In the genome of Nicoliella spurrieriana, the window GGTCTGCTTGCTGTGCATGCCATTGGCTTCCATTGCTTTATACATCCCTAGGTTACTCATTACGGTCGTAACGATCGTATCGTGCTTTAATCGACCATGTTCAGACATGTACTTACCACAAATAAACATGATCTTATCACCATTAACTAGGTTTCCCTCTTCATCAACGGCAATACAACGATCGCCATCTCCATCAAAGGCAAACCCAACTTCGGCGCCCTTTTCAACCACCATCTTTTGCAGTTGTTCTGGGTGCGTGGAACCAACATGATCATTAATGTTAATCCCATTTGGTTGGGTGGCCATCGTGTCAAATTCGACTCCGGCATCGGCATATAACCGGGATACCAAGTTACTAGTGGAACCATTTGCAGCGTCCACACAGATGTGCATTCCAGCAATATCATCAGAAACGGTTTGATTTAAGAAGCGAATGTATTTTTGTGCTCCTTCTGAGAAATCATCTTCAGTCCCTAATCCAGCTGCTGATGGCCGTGGTAATTCATCCTTATCAGCTTCAAGAATGGTTTCAATCTCTGATTCCATTTCATCAGAAAGTTTATAACCATCCGATCCAAAAAACTTAATTCCATTATATTCAGCGGGGTTATGCGATGCGGTAATCATGACCCCCGCATCTGCTTCTTGAGTCCGCACTAAGTAAGCCACCCCGGGAGTGGTAATTACCCCTAGCCGCAACACTTCAATTCCAGTGGATAGTAATCCAGCAATCAACGCTTCTTCTAGCATTTGACCAGAAATGCGGGTATCCCGAGCAACTAGCACTTGGGGGATCTTATTATCAGAATGCTTAGTTAGGATGAAACCACCCGCACGACCACACTTAAAGGCCAATTCAGGGCTTAAATCACGATTTGCAACTCCTCTAACTCCATCGGTTCCAAAATACTTCATTTTTATTCCTCATTTCCTACTTATCTTTAACTTTAACATTTACTTTGATTTTATCTGGATTAAAGCCACTAACCTTATTTAATGACTTATCCAGTGAGATCGTCTTAGTTTGATTGTCCGTAATCCGACTAACGTCCATATTAACGATAACATGTTTAATGCTATCAAGCTCGCTCGAAGTGCCAAATACCTTTACCTTTTTGGTACTTGAAGTCACTTCATAGGTCTTATTAGAGGACTTATTATCGAGCCGGTATTTAATTGGCAGCTCCTTAAAATTCCCACTACTGATTGGTAGGGATACATTCGTAGTGGCCGGAGTTAAGATTACGTTAACCGTTTTACCATCACGATCCAAGGCCTCTAAGACCGCTTGAGAATTAACGGTGCTATTGGTATTTTGTGAAAGGCTTAATTTAGCAATGACCCTTACCGCCTTATTAATCTCACTGGAAGCCCCGGTCGCCTTTACCCTATTATTGGAGGCAATTGCCTTTCCTGCATGATAACCAGATGCAATCATGTTTTTATCATAATTAACGCTAACTGGTAATGATACGGTTTGTCTAGGTTGAATATTAATCGTAATATATGCCGGGTTAATTTTATAGTTTAATTCTGAATTAAGCCCATCTTGGGATAGTTTTACCCGATGCTTACCCACCCCTAGTTTACTTAAATCAGCATAAATATGAAAGTTTTGAGTATTAGTAGTCGTGGTCACTAACGCAGTAGGCCCACTTAACGATACGTTCACCTTATCAGGGTAGCCGGTAACGAAGTATTTACTGCTATTTACGTTTAGCTGAAGATTAGCAGACACGCTGGCCTTCTTATTTGAAGCTAATTTAGTAATGTCACTATTATTATTGCTAGTGAAAGTTAGCTTATCTTGATTAGCATAGGCATACAGTAAAATGGCAAAAATAAATGAAAGAACGAGGTAGAAAAAGGTACTATTAAAGAATTTTTTCAAAACTAGTTCCCCCTTCCGTTTTTGCTGATGTTACTAAGCCAACTCCCAATTAGCGTAAAAATATTATGGTTAATTTGTTGCTTTTCAATTAATTGATCACGTAAAAATTTCATGTAATCCGTTTGGGTCATTCCCCGCAGTAATTCGTTATCCTTAGTAATCGAAACCTCACCAGTTTCTTCAGAGATAACAATGGTTAGCGCATCAGTCACTTCAGAAATCCCCACAGCAGCCCGGTGTCTGGTCCCCAATTCCTTTGGAATCATCGTACTTTGTGAAAGTGGTAAGTATGCGGCAGCGACTGCAATCCGATGATCTCTAATAATCACGGCCCCATCGTGTAACGGCGTATTTGGAATGAACGTGTTGATTAGTAGGGCCCCCGAAACATGGGCATCCAATTCAATTCCGGTCTCAATGTAATCTTCAAGCCCGGTCTCCATTTGAATGGTAATCAAAGCCCCAATTCGCCGCTTGGACATGTATTGGATGGCCTGGTCCAAACCTTCAATCATTTGCTCGGTTTCTTCATTTTGGTTTTTAGTATGCCATAATAACGAACCACGGCCTAGGTGCTCTAATCCCCGTCTGATTTCAGGTTGAAAAATGACAATGATGGCAATGAATCCCCAGTTAATTACCTGGTCGACCATCCAAGAAACGGTCCCTAGGCCTAGTAAAACACTTAGGATTTTAATTACCGCAATTACAATAATCCCCCTGAATAATTGAACTGCCTTCGTCCCACGTAATAGGATGATCAATTCATATGTAATAAACCATACTACTAAAATATCAATCAAACTACTAAAGTGGTTAAGAGTAAAAACATTACTCCAAAAGTTACTCATTATAAAACCTCCAAATATTAACACTGGGTTTATTATATCACGTTATCAATAACTTATTTTTAAACATCATTCTAAAGTTAAAGCATTTTTGTTAAAATTAAGTAAAATCAATTTAAGGGGGTCTCCCATTGCGCCTTTCCAAAAGCTGGCAAGTCCGAATTTTTTTCATTATCTGGTTCGTAATTACCGGATTCTTCGCTAAACAACCATTTAATTTTCTATTATTAAATACGTTTCTAGCATACATCCCCATCGAAATTAGCATCGATATTAATTATAAAATCATTAATGAAAGTTTTCTATACTGGCCAATTCTTATCATCTGGCTGTTATTTTATCCCAATGCACCATACGTTTTAACTGACTTATTCCACCTATCATTACTAAACCCATATGATAGTCTCACAGGGCTATTAAAATTATCCAATCCAATTTGGATCAACTTCATGCTATTAGTCATTAGTGCCATCGTTTGTACATTCGTGGGTGCATGGTCACTATCGATAACGGTCCAATCACTTATGAATAAATTAAAGTTAAAATCACAGATCATTAGATGGCTTTTGGTGCTCATTTTTACATTTGCTGCTTCGGTCGGTATTTTTGTAGGCCGGTTCCTAAGGCTACATACATTGTACCTATTTCTTAGTCCCCGCTTATTCATTACCCCGTTGATTAAGATGTGGACACCGCAAATGTTAACCTTTACCGCCATTATGATGGTGATTCAAATCTTTGTTTATTGGGTGATTATGATCAATCAAAAGAACATTACAAAATAAGCGTTCGCATTTTGCGAACGCTTATTTTAGTCATCATCTGATAACGGGCTCATCAGAACGTTTTCTAAGTAGTTAACGTGTTGTCTCAAGTCGTTTGATATCGACCAATCAATTTGCTTATCATCCAATAGCTGCTGAACCTCTAGTCGTTGCGCACCAAATCCCTTAACCTGTAAATTATCATATTGTTGGTCGTAATCATCGCGATCCAGACTAGTGGAATTAACCCGATTCATCCGATTCCGGTAGAATACAATGATGTGGTCGACCATTTGATTTTCGAATGAACTAGAATCAATGTCATCCCGATTTAAGTAGTTTTTGACCTCTTCGATTGCTGATTGACTCAAACCATTAATAATCATTGCCCAGTGGCGCTGCAAGCGTTCTCCCCGGTGCTTAGTTTTTGAACTGGAAAAGAAGAATTTTTTCAACCCAGACAATAGGGTATTAAAATCAGTGCGAACGGTTGAACGCGAACTCCGCATTCCCACGGAATCAAACATTGCAGCTTCCCGACGATTAATAATTTGGCTTACCGCAACGTATTCGTCACGCTTAATCTCGCCATCTTCATACATCCTAAGGGCCGCTTTCCGCTCACCACTAAAGGCAATCCGACGCAAAGCTAGCTCGTTATTAAAGCTAAAGTCGTTAATCCGATTGGAGTGGAGGGAGTGATTGAGCTTTCGTAACATTAATTGGTATTGAAAAATTAAGTCGAAAGCAGCCTGTTGGTTATGTTCATTTTGACTTTTATGAATTTCTTTAATGGCACTTTGAATCATTTTAGCCTGTGCTTCATCCTCAGTTAAGTATTGATCATATTCGATTACCTCTGCTTTGTTATCAGTTAGTAACGGAATCAGGATAATTGCACTTAACAGGCTAAGGATAATCACACTTGCAGCAATGAATAGCACTAACGGACGTTCGGGAAACGCCCTTCCCGCTGGGGTGGCCAATGGAATCGAAAGCACCCCGACCATCGTAACTGCCCCCCGTACACCAGAGAGTCCTGATAATATGGATACGCGCCAATTAACTTGGTGATAATCCCACCGGTTAGCAACTAATTGATACCCAGCAATCCATAGGGTCCGAATTAATAGTAGGACCGCCCAGGTCACAATTGCATAAAAAATGGGTTGCACCGTACCTAACTGAATGGTCTGAATGCTGCCCCCCATTGCTTCGGGTAATGAAAAGCCAAGCAATAAGAAGATAATTCCATTTAAAATGTAAATGATGACGTTCCAGGTCTTCTCAGTTACTAATTTTAATTCAGGATTAACGATTGAAGTTCGACGACTCATTAAGTGAAACGTAATTCCAGCGCTAACCACTGAAATCACCCCAGAAGCATGTAACCAGTCTTCACTAATAAAATAAATTACGAACGGGGTCAGAATATAGGCCACGGTTAGAAAAATAATATTTTGCATTCCATGGTCGTATAAATACCTACGCAGTTTAACTAGTAAGTACATCAAAAAGATTCCGGCAACCAATCCAACTACGCTAATGTAGAAGAAGTCCCCAATGGCGTGACTTAACATAAATTGCCCAGTAATGGCAGCTGCCAATGCATATTTGAAACAAATTAGCCCACTCGCATCGTTGATTAAACTCTCCCCACTAACCAGGTGGAGAATGCTACCGGGTAAATTCGACCGCTTTGCAATTGATTGGACCGCAACTGGATCGGTCGGCGAAAGAATCGCTGCAAGCGCAAAGGCCACTGCGAATGGCATCTCAGGAATCATCCAATTAATGATGATGCCACCAAATAACATTGTAATGACCACTAACGCAATTGCATTAATAAAAATCGGTAGCTTTAACTGCCAGAGTTCTCGTTTCGGAAACCGTTTCCCATCGTTGAATAATAGTGGCGCAATAAACAATAGCAAGAACCACTCGGTTTCAAAATTAATTTTGAAATTAGTAAAAACAGAAAGTAATAGTCCCAACCCAATTTGAATTAAACTACCTGGAATCATGGGGAGGTAGTGATTAATTACGGTTGACACCAATAGTAAAACAACTAATAGCATGATTAATTCAATAATCACCATTGCTCTCATCACCTCAATTCAATCGTTATTTGTCACCAATAATTCGCACTTCAGTTTCTAATTTAATCCCGCTATCGTGGAATACCACTTCTTGAACGTGGTGAATAACGTTGAGATAATCGGTAGCAGTGGCTCCGCCGACGTTTACGATAAAGCCGGCGTGTTTAGTAGAAACCTCAGCGCCACCAAAGCGGTATCCCTGTAACCCTGCATCATGAATTAATTTCCCAGCAAAATGATTTTTAGGGCGTTTAAAGACGCTTCCACATGATGGTAGTTCTAATGGCTGCTTAGATGAGCGCAGTGCATTAAAATGGTCCATTTTGGCTAAAATTTGTTTCTGATTACCCGGCATTAATTCAAATTCAACTGATACAACCGCATCATAGCCATTTTGAATGATACTATGGCGATAATCAAAATCTAACTCCGCATTCGTTAACGTCTTTACTTCACCATCAAAATCAACAACGGTAGCTGAATTAACCACATCCGCGGTTTGCCCACCATAGGCCCCAGCGTTCATATAGATTGCACCACCGACACTTCCCGGAATGCCAGCGGCAAACTCGAGTCCGGATAGGCCGTGTTGTTGTGCAGCAATCGCAACGTCGATCAGGGCCGCACCGGCATCAGCAATAATCCGGTTTCCATTAATTGTAATATGGGTCATATTACTTAAAATGACCGTTAACCCACGAATCCCCTTATCGCTCACGATTAAATTGCTAGCGTTTCCTAAAATGGTAATTGGTAAGCCATCCGCATTAGCTAACGTCAATAGCTGGCTTAATTGTTCCTGATTAGCAGGAAGTGCCAAGTAATCGGCTTTCCCACCGGTTTTGGTAAACGTATACTTAGAAAGTGGTTCGGCGGTTTTAATTTTTAAATCTTTAATGTTTGGATTAAAATTATTCATTATAATCGTCCTTTTTAAATCGATATATTATAATTTTAACATGAATTTAGGAATTGATTATGAAAAAGCATTAATTCAACAACTAGAAAGGAAAATAAATATGAACTTTGTAGCAATCGACTTTGAAACCGCTGCTAGCAAACGGGCATCCGCTTGTTCACTAGCATTGACGGTGGTTCGTAACAATGAGGTGGTAAACGAATTTTACACCCTGATCAATCCCGAGGTCCCCTTCTTTTGGCGAAACGTTAAGATTCATGGGATTCATGAAAAAGACGTTCTCGATGCGCCCACCTTTCCAGAAGTTTGGGAAAAAATTAAAATGTTTTTCACCCCTAATCAGTTAATCATTGCACATAACGCCCGGTTTGATAATAGCGTTCTTAAAAAAAGCTTAGAACGATACGGATTAACACAGCCAAAGTATCTGACTCTAGATACCCTTGCAGTGACCCGCCATTTATTTCCTAAATTAGCGAACCATAAACTAAACACGGTCTGTGACAGCCTGGGCATTGAATTAAACCACCACCACAATGCCCTCGATGATAGTCTAGCGTGTGCCAACATTTTAAGGGCGGAGCAACAACGATTCGGTGATGATTCAATCAAACCATTTATTACGGTCGTCAAATAAAATAGATGCTAACGTGATGGTCTAATCAATCACATTGGCATCTATTTTTTAGTTTAAGTCGTAAGTCATTTCAGTGGTAGCAGTTTCATTTCCCGGCACTGCGATGATGCGTCGCTTTAAATTATCAACAAACCCAAGGCGGTGGTAAACGTGAATTGCGGCTTGATTTTGATTTTCAACCGTTAACACCATCCGAGTTAGGTTACTGAATGAAGTCCCCCAGTTAAGGGCTTCATCTACCAATGCCGTCCCAATCCCGTTATTCCAAAATTGTTTAAGCACCGCTACTCCTAACTCCCCGTCCATTGAATCATGTAGTTGTTGGACGGTAACCACGCCAATAATTTCATCACTAAAGTGCGCCACTAAGATGACGTTGCTCCGGGTCTGGTTGATTAACATAATCTGGCGTTGCTCTTGTTCAATTGAAAGTTGGGCAAGCCCCGGATCAACCGTAAAGGTATCAGATTCCGTAGTGAGCTGCTTCATCAATTTTAAAATTGCTGGCGCATCGGTTCCCGTGGCTAACTCAATTGAAACTGATTCATCATTATTTGCCATTGTTATCAATACTTTCCTTTAGAATCGCTTCAAAGTGGGCCCCATGGGGCTCAAAAGTGAGGGTCCGCGAATGATCCCCCTGGTCATCATTACGCTTAAAAATAATGCGCAGGTAGTTATCAGGAAGTTCGTTGGCCACAAATTTAGACCACTCAACGACGTTGACCCCGTCACCATTAAAGTACTCATCCAGCCCTAATTCATCCCCGCTACCATCATCTAGGCGGTAAGCATCCATATGGTATAGCGGTAACCTGCCGTCTTGATACTCCCGAATAATGGTGAAGGTCGGACTTTTAACGTTACGCTTAATGCCGAGTCCCGCAGCTAATCCCTTGGTAAAGGTCGTTTTACCAGCTCCGAGGTCCCCATCCAATAAAATCAGGTCCTCTGGCTTGAGATATGGTGCAATTGCTTGCCCTAGCTGCATTGTTGCTTCAGGTTTATCAACAGTGATTGTTTTCAAATCGATTACCCCTTATCAATTATTCCATTGCTTGTAAGGCGTTGATAATGGCCACCTTATAGACATCTTCAGCGTTACAACCCCGTGATAGATCCGAAACCGGTTTATTCAATCCTTGTAGGATGGGTCCCAAGGCTTCAAACCCACCTAACCGTTGGGCGATTTTATAACCAATATTTCCGGATTGTAGTTCTGGGAATACAAATACGTTCGCCTTCCCTGCGACCTTAGAATCAGGTGCCTTTTTCTGTCCAACGGCTGGAACAAAGGCTGCGTCAAATTGTAATTCACCATCGACAGCTAGGTCGGGTTGTTTTTCATGCACAAGGGCGGTTGCTGATTGAACCTTCTTGACCATTGGCCCGCGAGCAGACCCCTTAGTCGAAAAGCTTAACATTGCAACCTTTGGATCAATGCCAAATTGCTTGGCAGTGGCGGCACTTTCAATTGCAACATCAGCCATTCCATCTGCATCTAATTCTAGATTAATTGCACAATCAGCAAAGACATAGCGTTGGTCGCCCTTCATCATGATGAAACAACCACTCACCAACTTAATCCCGGGCTTAGTCTTAATAATTTGAAGCGCTGGGCGGACCGTATCGCCGGTTGGGTGGGCAGCTCCCGAAACCATGCCGTCAGCCTTGTCTAAATAAACCATCATCGTCGCAAAGTAGTTAGGATCAGCTAACCATTGTTTGGCAGTGGCTTCATCGGTCTTTCCGTTCCGCCGCTCCACTAGTGCGGTCACGTATTCGGCGGCCTCATCTTCAGCAAGGTTTTGATAGTCGAAAATCGTAACGTTGTTCAATTCAATTCCAGCTTCAGCAGCTACTTGCTTAATTTCAGTGGGGTTGCCTAATAAAATCGGCTGAACCACTCCATCAGTAGCTAAGCGACTAGTGGCTTCAACGATTCGGATATCTGACCCCTCTGGAAATACGATGGTCTTCTTATGTTGGCTTACCTTTTGCTTTAAACTTTCAAATAAATCCATTCTTAATTGCCTCCATTAAATTGATTTTAAATCGTGCTGTGCTTCTTTAACATCAACATGCTCAGGAAGTTGCCAATCAATTGGCTGCTCCCCCATTGCTACTAATGCTTCATTGGTCTTTGAAAACGGTTTGGATCCAAAGAAGCCCCGGTTAGCAGACAGCGGACTCGGATGCGCAGATTCCAATACAATATTGGTTTTGGTATTAATCAACTTAACCTTATCACGTGCAGCGCGTCCCCATAGAATAAAGATCACCGGTTGCGGACGTTCAGAAAGCTTCTTGATTGCAGCATCGGTTAGTTGTTCCCAACCCTTGCCCTTGTGTGAAAAAGCGGCTCCGTTACGAACGGTTAGGACTGAGTTGAGGAGTAACACACCCTGCTTGGCCCATTTTTCCAAAAAGCCATGATCAACCGGTTTAATTCCTAAATCATTGTATAGTTCCTTATAAATATTACGAAGCGATGGCGGAATTGGGACCCCCGGCATTA includes:
- the murB gene encoding UDP-N-acetylmuramate dehydrogenase, whose amino-acid sequence is MNNFNPNIKDLKIKTAEPLSKYTFTKTGGKADYLALPANQEQLSQLLTLANADGLPITILGNASNLIVSDKGIRGLTVILSNMTHITINGNRIIADAGAALIDVAIAAQQHGLSGLEFAAGIPGSVGGAIYMNAGAYGGQTADVVNSATVVDFDGEVKTLTNAELDFDYRHSIIQNGYDAVVSVEFELMPGNQKQILAKMDHFNALRSSKQPLELPSCGSVFKRPKNHFAGKLIHDAGLQGYRFGGAEVSTKHAGFIVNVGGATATDYLNVIHHVQEVVFHDSGIKLETEVRIIGDK
- a CDS encoding DUF1361 domain-containing protein; protein product: MRLSKSWQVRIFFIIWFVITGFFAKQPFNFLLLNTFLAYIPIEISIDINYKIINESFLYWPILIIWLLFYPNAPYVLTDLFHLSLLNPYDSLTGLLKLSNPIWINFMLLVISAIVCTFVGAWSLSITVQSLMNKLKLKSQIIRWLLVLIFTFAASVGIFVGRFLRLHTLYLFLSPRLFITPLIKMWTPQMLTFTAIMMVIQIFVYWVIMINQKNITK
- a CDS encoding CdaR family protein; translated protein: MKKFFNSTFFYLVLSFIFAILLYAYANQDKLTFTSNNNSDITKLASNKKASVSANLQLNVNSSKYFVTGYPDKVNVSLSGPTALVTTTTNTQNFHIYADLSKLGVGKHRVKLSQDGLNSELNYKINPAYITINIQPRQTVSLPVSVNYDKNMIASGYHAGKAIASNNRVKATGASSEINKAVRVIAKLSLSQNTNSTVNSQAVLEALDRDGKTVNVILTPATTNVSLPISSGNFKELPIKYRLDNKSSNKTYEVTSSTKKVKVFGTSSELDSIKHVIVNMDVSRITDNQTKTISLDKSLNKVSGFNPDKIKVNVKVKDK
- a CDS encoding GNAT family N-acetyltransferase, producing the protein MANNDESVSIELATGTDAPAILKLMKQLTTESDTFTVDPGLAQLSIEQEQRQIMLINQTRSNVILVAHFSDEIIGVVTVQQLHDSMDGELGVAVLKQFWNNGIGTALVDEALNWGTSFSNLTRMVLTVENQNQAAIHVYHRLGFVDNLKRRIIAVPGNETATTEMTYDLN
- a CDS encoding uracil-DNA glycosylase, whose translation is MQPFIHNDWWEVLKPEFEKAYYQNLRRFLVDEYNHHQIHPDMHQIFEAFNWTPFSKVKVVILGQDPYHEPNQAVGLSFSVMPGVPIPPSLRNIYKELYNDLGIKPVDHGFLEKWAKQGVLLLNSVLTVRNGAAFSHKGKGWEQLTDAAIKKLSERPQPVIFILWGRAARDKVKLINTKTNIVLESAHPSPLSANRGFFGSKPFSKTNEALVAMGEQPIDWQLPEHVDVKEAQHDLKSI
- the pta gene encoding phosphate acetyltransferase, translating into MDLFESLKQKVSQHKKTIVFPEGSDIRIVEATSRLATDGVVQPILLGNPTEIKQVAAEAGIELNNVTIFDYQNLAEDEAAEYVTALVERRNGKTDEATAKQWLADPNYFATMMVYLDKADGMVSGAAHPTGDTVRPALQIIKTKPGIKLVSGCFIMMKGDQRYVFADCAINLELDADGMADVAIESAATAKQFGIDPKVAMLSFSTKGSARGPMVKKVQSATALVHEKQPDLAVDGELQFDAAFVPAVGQKKAPDSKVAGKANVFVFPELQSGNIGYKIAQRLGGFEALGPILQGLNKPVSDLSRGCNAEDVYKVAIINALQAME
- the tsaE gene encoding tRNA (adenosine(37)-N6)-threonylcarbamoyltransferase complex ATPase subunit type 1 TsaE; protein product: MKTITVDKPEATMQLGQAIAPYLKPEDLILLDGDLGAGKTTFTKGLAAGLGIKRNVKSPTFTIIREYQDGRLPLYHMDAYRLDDGSGDELGLDEYFNGDGVNVVEWSKFVANELPDNYLRIIFKRNDDQGDHSRTLTFEPHGAHFEAILKESIDNNGK
- the glmM gene encoding phosphoglucosamine mutase; its protein translation is MKYFGTDGVRGVANRDLSPELAFKCGRAGGFILTKHSDNKIPQVLVARDTRISGQMLEEALIAGLLSTGIEVLRLGVITTPGVAYLVRTQEADAGVMITASHNPAEYNGIKFFGSDGYKLSDEMESEIETILEADKDELPRPSAAGLGTEDDFSEGAQKYIRFLNQTVSDDIAGMHICVDAANGSTSNLVSRLYADAGVEFDTMATQPNGININDHVGSTHPEQLQKMVVEKGAEVGFAFDGDGDRCIAVDEEGNLVNGDKIMFICGKYMSEHGRLKHDTIVTTVMSNLGMYKAMEANGMHSKQTKVGDRYVVEEMNASGDNLGGEQSGHIVFLDFNTTGDGMLTSLQLLHVMKATGKKLSELAAEMKTYPQSLINVEVADKNAANENSDVQKAITDVEQEMNGDGRVLVRPSGTEPLLRVMVEAKTQEICQKYAEQIADVVKKECGI
- the cdaA gene encoding diadenylate cyclase CdaA, which produces MSNFWSNVFTLNHFSSLIDILVVWFITYELIILLRGTKAVQLFRGIIVIAVIKILSVLLGLGTVSWMVDQVINWGFIAIIVIFQPEIRRGLEHLGRGSLLWHTKNQNEETEQMIEGLDQAIQYMSKRRIGALITIQMETGLEDYIETGIELDAHVSGALLINTFIPNTPLHDGAVIIRDHRIAVAAAYLPLSQSTMIPKELGTRHRAAVGISEVTDALTIVISEETGEVSITKDNELLRGMTQTDYMKFLRDQLIEKQQINHNIFTLIGSWLSNISKNGRGN
- a CDS encoding cation:proton antiporter, with the protein product MRAMVIIELIMLLVVLLLVSTVINHYLPMIPGSLIQIGLGLLLSVFTNFKINFETEWFLLLFIAPLLFNDGKRFPKRELWQLKLPIFINAIALVVITMLFGGIIINWMIPEMPFAVAFALAAILSPTDPVAVQSIAKRSNLPGSILHLVSGESLINDASGLICFKYALAAAITGQFMLSHAIGDFFYISVVGLVAGIFLMYLLVKLRRYLYDHGMQNIIFLTVAYILTPFVIYFISEDWLHASGVISVVSAGITFHLMSRRTSIVNPELKLVTEKTWNVIIYILNGIIFLLLGFSLPEAMGGSIQTIQLGTVQPIFYAIVTWAVLLLIRTLWIAGYQLVANRWDYHQVNWRVSILSGLSGVRGAVTMVGVLSIPLATPAGRAFPERPLVLFIAASVIILSLLSAIILIPLLTDNKAEVIEYDQYLTEDEAQAKMIQSAIKEIHKSQNEHNQQAAFDLIFQYQLMLRKLNHSLHSNRINDFSFNNELALRRIAFSGERKAALRMYEDGEIKRDEYVAVSQIINRREAAMFDSVGMRSSRSTVRTDFNTLLSGLKKFFFSSSKTKHRGERLQRHWAMIINGLSQSAIEEVKNYLNRDDIDSSSFENQMVDHIIVFYRNRMNRVNSTSLDRDDYDQQYDNLQVKGFGAQRLEVQQLLDDKQIDWSISNDLRQHVNYLENVLMSPLSDDD
- a CDS encoding 3'-5' exonuclease, which produces MNFVAIDFETAASKRASACSLALTVVRNNEVVNEFYTLINPEVPFFWRNVKIHGIHEKDVLDAPTFPEVWEKIKMFFTPNQLIIAHNARFDNSVLKKSLERYGLTQPKYLTLDTLAVTRHLFPKLANHKLNTVCDSLGIELNHHHNALDDSLACANILRAEQQRFGDDSIKPFITVVK